The following proteins are co-located in the Gloeocapsa sp. PCC 7428 genome:
- the glmS gene encoding glutamine--fructose-6-phosphate transaminase (isomerizing), giving the protein MCGIVGYIGTQAATEILLAGLEKLEYRGYDSAGIATVFEGEIHCVRAKGKLHNLREKLEQIENPAQIGIGHTRWATHGKPEEYNAHPHMDMARRVAVVQNGIIENYRELREELKELGHEFRSETDTEVIPHLIAQFLKDNLSSQNPHTSPLLEAVRQTVNKLEGAFAIAVISADYPDELIIARQQAPLAIGFGQGEFFCASDTPALVPHTRAVLTLENGEVAKLTPLGVEVYNFSGDRLKKHPRTLNWNPVMVEKQGFRHFMLKEIYEQPGVVRTFIEAYLKHDWNPDATETPIKLNLPEQLYANLEQVQIVACGTSWHASLIGKYLLEQLAGIPTMVQYSSEFRYAPPPLTANTLMIGVTQSGETADTLAALAMEKERRKDAPPEYQVRLLGITNRLDSSIATIAPYLIDTHAGIEIGVAATKSFISQLLAFYCLALDLGFRRKTLSPQRLQEILAGIRQLPAQIELILESQERYIQELTHQFNDTQDFIFVGRGINFPIALEAALKLKEISYIHAEGYPAGELKHGPIALLDAKVPVVAIAMPGSVYEKVLSNAQEAKARDSRLVGVTSMDDSEAAETFDDLIPVPAVEELLSPIISVIPLQLLAYHIAARRGLDVDQPRNLAKSVTVE; this is encoded by the coding sequence ATGTGCGGAATTGTTGGCTATATTGGCACTCAAGCAGCTACAGAAATTTTACTTGCTGGGCTAGAAAAACTAGAGTATCGGGGCTACGATTCCGCAGGAATTGCCACAGTCTTTGAAGGTGAGATTCATTGTGTCCGCGCTAAAGGCAAACTCCACAACCTGCGCGAAAAGTTAGAACAAATCGAGAACCCTGCACAAATTGGCATTGGACACACGCGTTGGGCAACGCATGGAAAACCAGAAGAATACAATGCCCATCCGCACATGGATATGGCAAGGCGTGTAGCAGTTGTGCAAAATGGTATCATTGAAAACTACCGCGAGTTACGCGAAGAACTTAAAGAACTAGGACATGAGTTTCGCTCAGAAACTGATACTGAAGTTATACCGCACCTCATTGCACAATTTCTCAAAGACAATCTATCGTCGCAAAATCCCCACACTTCACCGCTGCTAGAAGCCGTTAGACAAACGGTAAACAAACTCGAAGGAGCGTTTGCGATCGCCGTCATTTCTGCTGACTACCCTGATGAACTCATCATCGCCCGCCAACAAGCACCGCTGGCAATTGGCTTTGGGCAAGGAGAATTTTTCTGCGCCTCGGATACTCCCGCTTTAGTACCGCATACGCGTGCAGTATTGACGCTAGAAAATGGAGAGGTGGCGAAGTTAACACCTTTGGGTGTAGAAGTGTATAATTTTTCAGGCGATCGCCTGAAAAAACACCCTCGTACGCTTAACTGGAATCCAGTCATGGTAGAAAAACAAGGATTCCGACACTTCATGCTCAAGGAAATCTACGAGCAACCTGGAGTTGTCAGAACATTTATCGAAGCTTACCTCAAACACGATTGGAACCCAGACGCGACAGAAACACCGATCAAACTTAATCTACCAGAGCAACTATACGCCAACCTAGAGCAAGTTCAAATCGTTGCTTGTGGTACAAGTTGGCACGCGAGTTTAATTGGGAAGTACTTACTCGAACAACTAGCAGGAATTCCCACAATGGTGCAATATTCCTCGGAATTTCGCTACGCACCACCACCTTTAACCGCCAATACACTCATGATTGGCGTTACCCAATCGGGAGAAACCGCTGATACTCTCGCCGCATTGGCGATGGAAAAAGAACGCCGTAAAGATGCACCGCCAGAGTACCAAGTTAGATTATTAGGAATTACTAACCGCCTCGATAGTTCGATTGCAACAATCGCGCCTTACTTGATTGATACGCACGCAGGAATAGAAATCGGTGTAGCAGCAACGAAGAGTTTCATTTCTCAGTTGTTGGCGTTTTACTGCTTAGCGTTAGATTTGGGATTTCGCCGCAAAACACTATCGCCACAGCGTCTGCAAGAAATTCTGGCAGGGATACGTCAATTACCCGCGCAAATTGAATTAATCTTAGAAAGCCAAGAACGTTATATTCAAGAGTTGACGCATCAGTTTAACGACACGCAAGACTTTATTTTTGTTGGACGCGGTATTAATTTCCCGATCGCTTTAGAAGCGGCGCTGAAGTTAAAAGAAATCAGCTACATTCATGCAGAAGGTTATCCTGCGGGAGAACTTAAACACGGTCCGATCGCGTTACTCGATGCTAAAGTGCCTGTAGTGGCGATCGCGATGCCTGGTAGTGTTTACGAGAAGGTTTTATCTAATGCGCAAGAAGCCAAAGCGCGTGACTCGCGTTTAGTTGGAGTGACTTCAATGGACGATTCCGAAGCAGCGGAAACCTTTGATGACTTGATTCCTGTACCAGCGGTGGAAGAATTACTTTCACCAATAATTAGCGTGATTCCTTTACAACTATTGGCGTATCATATTGCAGCACGTCGCGGCTTAGACGTCGATCAACCACGAAATTTAGCAAAATCAGTAACTGTTGAGTAG
- the psaC gene encoding photosystem I iron-sulfur center protein PsaC, with translation MSHSVKIYDTCIGCTQCVRACPTDVLEMVPWDGCKAGQIAASPRTEDCVGCKRCETACPTDFLSIRVYLSNAETTRSMGLAY, from the coding sequence ATGTCTCATAGCGTCAAAATTTACGATACCTGCATTGGCTGCACTCAATGCGTTCGTGCCTGTCCAACAGACGTGTTGGAAATGGTTCCCTGGGACGGCTGCAAAGCTGGTCAGATTGCTGCATCTCCGCGAACTGAAGATTGTGTAGGTTGCAAGCGGTGTGAAACTGCGTGTCCTACCGACTTCTTAAGCATTCGAGTTTATCTCAGTAATGCTGAAACGACACGGAGTATGGGTCTCGCCTATTGA
- the rodA gene encoding rod shape-determining protein RodA: MLRILSSLRWKYLLAPWQQVDWILLIAVVGLTVFGGIMIRSAELNQGLTDWWQHWLIGGIGLVLALFIARCRYENLIQWHWVIYTLTNVSLLIVIFIGTTAKGAQRWISIGGFNVQPSEFAKIGVIITLAALLHSRSAATIPSVIRALAVTAVPWLLVFIQPDLGTSLVFGAITLGMLYWGNANPGWLILLVSPIIAVILFNIYLPAWFAWTATMSFIAWRTLPWRWLGALGAIAVNFAAGQLGFILWGLLQDYQKNRLILFLNPEKDPLGGGYHLIQSRIAIGAGELWGQGLYQGTQTQLNFVPEQHTDFIFSAIGEELGFVGGLAVLFVFWLICLRLVVIAQTAKDNFGSLLAIGVLSMIVFQAIVNIAMTIGLAPVTGIPLPWLSYGRSALLTNFIAIGIVESVANYRQKRLKY; encoded by the coding sequence ATGTTGCGAATCTTATCATCCCTACGCTGGAAATATCTACTAGCACCATGGCAACAAGTCGATTGGATATTACTAATTGCCGTTGTCGGTTTAACTGTGTTTGGTGGAATAATGATTCGCAGCGCTGAATTGAATCAGGGCTTGACCGATTGGTGGCAGCACTGGCTTATTGGTGGTATTGGTCTTGTGCTAGCATTATTCATCGCGCGTTGTCGCTACGAAAACCTGATTCAATGGCACTGGGTCATTTATACACTGACGAACGTCTCGCTCCTGATTGTCATTTTCATCGGTACGACCGCTAAAGGTGCGCAGCGTTGGATCAGTATTGGTGGCTTTAATGTCCAGCCGTCAGAATTTGCCAAAATTGGCGTCATTATCACCTTAGCCGCACTGTTGCACTCACGCAGCGCCGCAACCATTCCATCCGTTATTCGAGCTTTAGCTGTGACTGCGGTTCCTTGGTTGTTAGTATTTATTCAACCTGATTTAGGCACATCGCTGGTTTTCGGTGCAATTACGTTAGGAATGCTTTATTGGGGAAATGCTAACCCTGGTTGGTTGATCTTACTTGTTTCTCCAATTATTGCTGTTATTTTATTTAACATTTATTTACCCGCGTGGTTTGCCTGGACTGCAACAATGAGTTTTATTGCATGGCGAACTTTACCTTGGCGATGGTTAGGGGCGCTAGGTGCGATCGCTGTCAATTTTGCCGCCGGTCAATTAGGGTTCATTCTTTGGGGATTGTTGCAAGACTACCAAAAAAATCGCTTGATTTTGTTCCTCAATCCAGAAAAAGATCCGCTTGGCGGCGGGTATCATCTCATTCAATCGCGAATTGCGATCGGCGCAGGTGAATTGTGGGGACAAGGTTTATATCAAGGAACGCAAACGCAGCTTAACTTCGTCCCAGAACAACACACCGATTTTATTTTCTCGGCGATTGGCGAAGAACTCGGCTTTGTCGGTGGTTTAGCGGTGTTGTTTGTCTTTTGGTTAATTTGTTTGCGCTTAGTCGTTATTGCACAAACTGCTAAAGACAACTTTGGCTCTTTATTGGCGATTGGTGTGTTATCGATGATCGTTTTTCAGGCGATCGTTAATATTGCGATGACGATTGGTCTTGCACCTGTCACGGGAATTCCTCTACCGTGGTTGAGTTACGGACGATCTGCATTACTCACCAACTTCATTGCGATCGGCATTGTCGAATCTGTCGCCAACTACCGCCAAAAACGACTTAAATATTAA
- a CDS encoding Mrp/NBP35 family ATP-binding protein, with translation MSEILNSSSVLEVLRPVQDPELRKSLVELNMIRNVKIDDGKVSFTLVLTTPACPLREFIVEDCQKAVKQLPGVTDVAVDVTAETPQQKSLPDRAGIAGVKNILAVSSGKGGVGKSTVAVNVAVALAQTGAKVGLLDADIYGPNAPTMLGLGDSQVMVRQGKQGEVLEPAFNHGVKLVSMGFLIDRDQPVIWRGPMLNGIIRQFLYQVEWGDLDYLIVDMPPGTGDAQLTLTQAVPMAGAVIVTTPQTVALLDSRKGLRMFQQMQVPVLGIVENMSYFIPPDMPDKQYDIFGSGGGEKTAAELGVPLLGCVPLEISLRQGGDRGVPIVVADPDSASAKALKAIALNIAGKVSVAALT, from the coding sequence ATGTCAGAAATACTCAACTCCAGTTCTGTTTTAGAAGTTTTGCGCCCCGTACAAGATCCCGAACTTCGCAAAAGCTTGGTGGAACTGAACATGATTCGCAACGTTAAGATTGACGATGGCAAGGTCAGCTTCACCTTAGTGTTAACGACTCCAGCTTGTCCGTTGCGAGAATTCATCGTAGAAGACTGTCAGAAAGCCGTTAAACAATTACCAGGTGTAACCGATGTTGCTGTCGATGTAACCGCCGAAACACCACAACAAAAAAGTTTACCTGACCGTGCTGGAATTGCTGGTGTCAAAAATATTTTGGCAGTCTCTAGTGGTAAAGGAGGAGTCGGAAAAAGTACTGTTGCTGTGAATGTCGCGGTTGCACTTGCCCAAACAGGAGCAAAAGTTGGGTTACTCGATGCCGATATTTATGGACCGAATGCACCAACGATGCTAGGACTTGGGGACAGTCAAGTTATGGTACGGCAAGGTAAACAAGGTGAGGTACTAGAACCTGCGTTCAATCATGGCGTGAAATTAGTATCGATGGGATTTTTGATTGATCGCGATCAACCTGTAATTTGGCGCGGACCAATGCTGAATGGCATTATTCGCCAATTTTTGTATCAAGTTGAGTGGGGAGATTTAGATTATCTCATTGTTGATATGCCTCCAGGGACAGGCGATGCACAATTAACGCTGACGCAAGCAGTTCCTATGGCGGGTGCAGTCATTGTCACGACACCACAAACTGTAGCGCTACTTGATTCGCGTAAAGGCTTGCGGATGTTTCAGCAAATGCAAGTTCCTGTATTGGGCATTGTCGAGAATATGAGTTACTTCATCCCCCCAGATATGCCAGATAAGCAGTATGACATTTTTGGTTCGGGTGGTGGCGAAAAAACTGCTGCGGAACTTGGCGTACCATTACTCGGATGCGTACCGCTAGAAATATCTCTACGTCAAGGTGGCGATCGCGGCGTCCCAATTGTGGTTGCAGACCCTGATTCTGCCTCTGCCAAAGCCTTAAAAGCGATCGCCCTCAATATTGCTGGTAAAGTCTCTGTCGCAGCTTTAACTTAG
- the hemF gene encoding oxygen-dependent coproporphyrinogen oxidase — MTTALNPQMTSSQSPPPEDAKVRVKQLMQNLQDKICQELEQLDGVGKFRQDAWEREEGGGGRSRVMRDGAVFEQGGVNFSEVWGTHLPPSILAQRPEAAGHRWFATGTSLVLHPRNPYIPTVHLNYRYFEAGPVWWFGGGADLTPYYPFAEDAAHFHTTLKQACDAHHKEYYPTFKRWCDEYFYLKHRQETRGVGGIFFDYQDGQGQLYRGPLPDGAAAAYSNSLGDLPQRNWEDLFAFARDCGDAFLPAYAPIVKRRKDIEYGDRERNFQLYRRGRYVEFNLVYDRGTIFGLQTNGRTESILMSLPPLVRWEYCYEPEPNTPEAKLYETFLKPQDWANWRG; from the coding sequence ATGACGACTGCTTTAAATCCTCAGATGACTTCCTCCCAATCGCCACCACCAGAAGATGCTAAAGTTCGAGTTAAGCAGCTGATGCAGAATCTGCAAGATAAAATCTGTCAGGAATTAGAGCAACTCGACGGTGTCGGTAAGTTTCGCCAAGATGCTTGGGAACGCGAAGAAGGTGGCGGCGGGCGATCGCGTGTGATGCGCGATGGCGCAGTTTTTGAACAAGGCGGAGTTAATTTTTCTGAGGTTTGGGGAACGCATTTACCCCCCTCGATTTTGGCGCAGCGTCCCGAAGCAGCTGGACATAGATGGTTTGCAACAGGAACTTCGTTAGTTTTGCATCCGCGCAATCCTTATATTCCAACGGTTCACTTAAACTATCGTTACTTTGAAGCAGGACCGGTTTGGTGGTTTGGCGGTGGTGCAGACTTAACGCCTTACTACCCGTTTGCAGAAGATGCAGCACATTTTCATACCACACTCAAGCAAGCCTGCGACGCACATCACAAAGAGTATTATCCAACCTTTAAGCGCTGGTGTGACGAATATTTTTACCTCAAGCATCGTCAAGAAACTCGTGGCGTCGGTGGTATATTTTTTGACTACCAAGACGGTCAAGGACAGTTGTATCGCGGTCCTTTGCCCGATGGTGCAGCAGCAGCATATAGTAACTCGCTAGGCGATTTACCACAACGCAATTGGGAAGATTTGTTTGCTTTTGCACGTGATTGCGGTGATGCTTTCTTACCAGCATATGCACCAATTGTCAAGCGCCGGAAAGACATAGAGTACGGCGATCGCGAACGTAATTTTCAGCTATATCGTCGCGGTCGGTATGTCGAGTTTAATTTAGTTTACGACCGAGGCACGATTTTCGGTCTACAAACGAACGGACGCACCGAGTCAATTTTGATGTCACTACCGCCCTTGGTACGCTGGGAATACTGCTACGAACCCGAACCGAATACGCCCGAAGCAAAGTTGTATGAAACATTCTTAAAGCCTCAAGATTGGGCAAATTGGAGAGGTTAG
- a CDS encoding chromophore lyase CpcT/CpeT has product MTLSSQLKALAQYLTGEFTNQEQAIAEPAWYVHLRLWHQPVALFTEDSFTLFAEQANIVKLDQPYRQRLIRLQQRPDDVALQVQYYMPKNPTALRGAGANPDILKTLTPEDFELLPGCLLDVTVNQLERDYHFKATLPSDRRCCFAYAGNTVQVSIGFEASPEEFLSYDKGIDSTTGKATWGAILGPYRFRKIRG; this is encoded by the coding sequence ATGACTTTATCATCGCAGCTAAAGGCGCTAGCGCAGTATCTAACTGGGGAGTTTACGAATCAAGAACAAGCGATCGCTGAACCTGCTTGGTACGTTCACCTGCGTCTTTGGCATCAACCCGTAGCGCTATTTACCGAAGATAGTTTTACGCTGTTTGCCGAACAAGCAAATATTGTCAAACTCGATCAACCTTATCGACAGCGCCTGATCCGCCTCCAACAGCGCCCTGACGACGTTGCACTGCAAGTACAGTATTATATGCCTAAAAATCCTACTGCGCTGCGTGGTGCGGGTGCTAACCCCGATATTCTCAAAACGCTGACACCCGAAGACTTTGAGTTACTTCCAGGCTGTCTTCTTGATGTCACCGTCAACCAACTCGAACGCGATTATCATTTTAAAGCTACTTTACCAAGCGATCGCCGCTGCTGTTTTGCCTACGCGGGCAACACTGTACAAGTCTCCATCGGCTTTGAAGCCTCTCCTGAAGAATTTTTAAGCTACGACAAAGGAATCGACTCCACAACAGGTAAAGCCACCTGGGGAGCGATTCTCGGTCCCTATCGTTTTCGGAAAATTAGGGGTTAG
- the cobW gene encoding cobalamin biosynthesis protein CobW produces the protein MAFKKIPVTIVTGFLGSGKTTLIRNLLQNNHGRRIAVLVNEFGELGIDGELLKSCQICPEDGDSTDNIVELTNGCLCCTVQEEFLPTMQQLLQRRDSIDCILIETSGLALPKPLVKAFRWHEIRNAATVDAVITVVDCAAVAAGTFASDPEAVERDRQADPNLEHETPLQELFEDQLACADLVVLNKTDLVDSATQAEIINLVQQELPRVVKIVASTNGQLDTDILLGFNAAVEDDLAARPSHHDTEEDHDHDDEITSTHLVLNRSFDPQKLQKQLQTLAQEQEIYRIKGFVAVPNKPMRLVLQGVGGRFEQFYDRMWQPEEPQQTKLVFIGRNLEPSVIASQLNVVSG, from the coding sequence ATGGCATTTAAAAAAATTCCGGTTACGATCGTCACTGGCTTTCTTGGTAGCGGTAAAACGACACTCATTCGCAACTTATTACAAAACAACCACGGTAGACGCATCGCGGTTCTCGTCAACGAATTTGGCGAATTAGGAATTGATGGTGAGTTACTCAAATCTTGTCAAATCTGTCCTGAAGATGGTGACAGTACAGATAATATCGTTGAACTTACGAATGGTTGCTTGTGCTGTACGGTGCAAGAAGAGTTTTTACCGACGATGCAGCAGCTATTACAGCGGCGTGACAGCATTGACTGTATATTGATCGAAACTTCGGGTTTAGCCCTCCCCAAGCCCCTTGTAAAAGCCTTTCGTTGGCACGAAATTCGTAATGCTGCGACTGTCGATGCCGTTATTACTGTAGTCGATTGTGCCGCCGTCGCCGCTGGAACTTTTGCCAGCGATCCTGAAGCTGTTGAACGCGATCGCCAAGCCGATCCCAACTTAGAACACGAAACACCCTTACAAGAATTATTTGAAGATCAACTCGCGTGTGCGGATTTAGTCGTTTTAAACAAAACAGATTTAGTCGATAGCGCAACTCAGGCAGAAATTATTAACTTAGTACAACAGGAATTACCAAGAGTCGTCAAAATCGTCGCATCCACAAACGGACAACTCGACACTGATATTCTCCTCGGATTCAATGCTGCTGTAGAAGACGACTTAGCCGCACGTCCTAGCCACCATGATACTGAAGAAGACCACGACCACGACGACGAAATTACCTCGACACATTTAGTTCTCAACCGTAGCTTCGATCCGCAAAAACTCCAAAAGCAACTGCAAACCTTAGCGCAAGAACAAGAAATTTATCGCATTAAAGGCTTTGTCGCTGTACCAAATAAGCCAATGCGTCTCGTATTACAAGGAGTCGGCGGACGCTTTGAACAATTTTATGACCGGATGTGGCAACCAGAAGAACCGCAGCAAACCAAATTAGTTTTTATTGGGCGTAATCTTGAACCATCGGTAATTGCGTCGCAGTTAAATGTGGTTAGTGGTTAG
- a CDS encoding heme oxygenase (biliverdin-producing) — MSSNLATKLREGTKKAHTMAENVGFVKCFLKGVVEKNSYRKLVGNFYFVYSAMEEEMERHQQHPIVSKIYFKQLNRQRSLEQDLSYYYGPNWREQVELTPVGKTYVNRIREISNTAPELLIAHSYTRYIGDLSGGQILKNIAQRAMNLSEGQGVAFYEFKDIPDEKAFKATYRQALNELPIDEATADRIVDEANAAFGLNMKLFNELEGNLIKAIGQMLFNTLTRRRTRGSTELATAE, encoded by the coding sequence ATGAGCAGTAATTTAGCAACAAAATTGCGCGAGGGTACAAAAAAAGCCCATACAATGGCTGAAAACGTTGGTTTTGTGAAGTGCTTTCTCAAAGGAGTCGTTGAAAAAAATTCGTACCGTAAGCTAGTCGGCAATTTCTACTTTGTCTACTCGGCGATGGAAGAAGAAATGGAGCGCCATCAGCAGCACCCAATCGTATCAAAAATTTATTTCAAACAACTTAATAGACAACGCAGCTTAGAACAAGACTTGAGCTACTACTATGGTCCTAACTGGAGAGAGCAAGTTGAACTGACTCCCGTCGGCAAAACTTACGTTAACCGCATTCGCGAAATCTCGAATACCGCACCAGAACTATTAATCGCGCACTCGTACACGCGTTATATTGGCGATCTCTCTGGCGGACAAATTCTGAAAAACATTGCCCAACGCGCAATGAACTTATCTGAGGGACAAGGTGTCGCTTTCTACGAATTTAAAGATATTCCTGACGAAAAAGCTTTCAAAGCCACTTACCGTCAAGCATTGAACGAACTACCCATCGATGAAGCAACGGCCGATCGCATTGTTGATGAAGCCAATGCAGCTTTTGGGTTGAATATGAAGCTGTTTAATGAGTTAGAAGGTAACTTGATCAAAGCCATTGGTCAAATGCTATTCAACACCCTGACACGCCGTCGCACGCGCGGTAGCACTGAATTGGCAACTGCTGAGTAG
- a CDS encoding cytochrome P450: protein MSSAQGISMTMVTDNRVLKVPGPQPSKFLGRAANVFHFAKDSVGYTRQLFETYGSIVSLADGGGTNVYSPLPDCPGTVCVYGSEFVQQVATRHEIYYKYPLSGRMYRRRNSSKRTEPLKHFGVGLFGVNSNQHRQHRQLMMPAFHKQRIESYRDDIVDITQSVLKQLPVEVPCDIAEIMRLLTLRVATKTLFGEDIGSGGGTGRLLQDVLALLGTPKVVLLPFDLPGFPYHRLLNLMAQLDDEMRAIIQHKRSTNSAERDVLSMLIQARDEESGTVLNEDELLGHTGVLFAAGHETSSNALTWTLFLLSQHPQVAADLYDELAGKLKGEAPTVEQLQQLPLLERVIKESMRILPPVPWNGRVTSTTTELGGYTLPAGTEVFVSIYQTHHMPEVYSEPEVFNPDRWQKIAPTAFEYNPFSAGSRTCIGAAFAMMEIKIVLAMLLQQFRLQCIPQTKIDRTGLIVMAPKYGMPMIVHKQDGCFTQAVDSIRGNVREMVKLPS from the coding sequence ATGTCATCAGCGCAAGGGATATCGATGACAATGGTTACAGATAATCGCGTTCTCAAAGTTCCTGGTCCTCAGCCGTCCAAATTCTTGGGACGCGCAGCCAATGTATTTCATTTTGCTAAAGACTCGGTTGGCTACACGCGTCAGTTGTTTGAAACTTACGGTTCAATTGTCTCGCTTGCCGATGGTGGCGGTACAAACGTTTACTCTCCCCTCCCTGACTGCCCTGGTACGGTTTGCGTCTACGGGTCAGAATTTGTGCAACAGGTAGCAACTCGGCACGAAATTTACTACAAGTATCCCTTATCAGGCAGAATGTACCGGAGGCGAAACTCCTCAAAGCGTACAGAACCCCTCAAGCATTTTGGTGTTGGGCTGTTTGGAGTCAATAGCAATCAACACCGCCAGCATCGCCAACTTATGATGCCTGCCTTTCATAAACAGCGCATCGAGTCTTACCGAGACGATATCGTTGACATTACGCAATCTGTCTTGAAGCAGTTGCCCGTGGAAGTGCCGTGTGATATTGCCGAAATAATGCGACTGCTGACGCTGCGAGTTGCAACTAAAACGTTATTTGGTGAGGATATTGGCAGTGGTGGCGGTACTGGAAGACTTTTGCAAGATGTTTTGGCCCTGCTAGGAACTCCCAAGGTTGTTTTACTGCCTTTCGATCTCCCTGGGTTTCCCTACCACCGCTTGCTTAACCTTATGGCTCAACTCGATGATGAAATGCGTGCTATTATCCAGCACAAGCGCAGTACTAACAGTGCAGAGCGAGACGTATTGTCGATGTTAATCCAAGCGCGAGACGAAGAAAGCGGTACGGTTCTTAATGAGGATGAACTGCTTGGTCACACAGGTGTACTCTTTGCCGCTGGTCACGAAACTAGCTCTAATGCTTTAACTTGGACGCTATTTCTGCTCTCGCAACATCCACAGGTGGCTGCTGACCTTTATGATGAGTTAGCAGGTAAGCTCAAAGGTGAAGCACCGACGGTGGAGCAATTGCAGCAGTTACCTTTGCTAGAGCGCGTTATTAAAGAAAGTATGCGGATACTGCCACCCGTACCTTGGAATGGACGTGTTACTTCAACGACAACTGAGTTAGGCGGCTATACCTTGCCTGCGGGGACTGAGGTGTTTGTAAGCATTTACCAAACCCACCATATGCCCGAAGTGTATTCTGAGCCAGAAGTATTTAATCCCGATCGCTGGCAAAAAATCGCTCCTACTGCGTTTGAATACAATCCCTTTAGCGCTGGATCGCGTACTTGCATTGGCGCGGCGTTCGCAATGATGGAAATCAAAATTGTGCTAGCAATGCTTTTACAGCAATTTCGTCTGCAATGCATTCCCCAGACGAAAATCGACCGCACAGGGCTGATTGTGATGGCACCCAAATACGGAATGCCGATGATTGTCCATAAGCAAGACGGCTGCTTTACACAAGCGGTAGACTCTATTCGTGGTAACGTGCGAGAGATGGTAAAATTGCCAAGTTAG
- a CDS encoding sodium-dependent bicarbonate transport family permease: MDGSLIVSNILNPPVLFFFLGMTAVLVKSDLEIPAPVPKLLSLYLLLAIGFKGGVELAKSGITQAVVLTMFAAILMACFVPIYTFFILKLKLDHYDAAAIAATYGSISAVTFITASAFLTELGIDFDGYMVAALALMESPAIIIGLILVNLSTTDSNREVAWSEVLQEAFLNSSVFLLVGSLLIGILTGEHGWQVMEPFTQGMFYGVLAFFLLDMGLVAARRIKDLQKTGVFLILFAILIPILNAAIGLSIAKFIGMPQGDALLFAVLCASASYIAVPAAMRLTVPEANPSLYVSTALAVTFPFNIIVGIPLYLYGIELLWR, encoded by the coding sequence ATGGATGGTAGCTTGATCGTATCCAACATCCTGAATCCACCTGTCTTGTTTTTCTTCTTGGGAATGACCGCTGTTCTCGTTAAGTCGGATTTAGAAATTCCCGCCCCTGTTCCTAAACTCCTCTCGCTGTATCTGCTGCTGGCGATTGGATTTAAGGGAGGCGTAGAACTGGCGAAAAGTGGAATTACGCAAGCGGTCGTCCTGACGATGTTTGCCGCAATTTTGATGGCGTGTTTTGTGCCAATTTATACCTTCTTCATTCTGAAGTTGAAGTTGGATCATTACGATGCAGCTGCGATCGCCGCCACGTATGGCTCGATTAGTGCAGTCACCTTCATTACCGCCAGTGCCTTTCTCACAGAACTCGGCATTGATTTTGATGGTTACATGGTCGCCGCCCTCGCGCTGATGGAATCTCCAGCGATCATTATTGGTCTTATCTTAGTCAATCTCTCCACAACAGATAGCAATCGCGAAGTTGCTTGGTCAGAAGTATTGCAAGAGGCGTTCCTCAATAGTTCCGTCTTTCTCCTCGTTGGCAGTTTACTGATTGGCATCTTGACAGGGGAACATGGTTGGCAAGTGATGGAACCTTTTACTCAAGGAATGTTCTATGGCGTTCTCGCCTTCTTTTTGCTGGATATGGGACTCGTTGCGGCGCGCCGAATTAAAGACTTGCAAAAAACGGGAGTTTTCCTCATCCTATTTGCCATCCTGATTCCTATACTCAACGCAGCTATTGGTTTATCTATCGCTAAGTTTATTGGGATGCCGCAAGGCGATGCGCTCTTGTTTGCAGTGCTGTGTGCTAGCGCTTCGTATATTGCGGTTCCAGCAGCGATGCGGCTAACGGTTCCCGAAGCTAATCCCAGCCTTTATGTTTCTACTGCTTTAGCCGTCACATTCCCGTTCAATATCATTGTCGGTATTCCGCTTTATCTGTACGGAATTGAACTGTTATGGAGATAA
- a CDS encoding P-II family nitrogen regulator, with the protein MHLVKRIEIIANSFELGKILEGLDKAGVHGHAVIRNVAGKGLREGEDLDMTMLDNVYIIAFCKPELLKPVVENIRPILNKFGGTCYITDAMEIRSVKCVASM; encoded by the coding sequence ATGCACCTTGTCAAAAGAATCGAAATTATTGCGAACTCGTTTGAGCTTGGCAAAATTTTAGAAGGTTTAGACAAAGCAGGCGTTCACGGTCATGCTGTGATTCGCAATGTTGCCGGAAAAGGATTGCGCGAAGGCGAAGATCTCGACATGACGATGCTTGACAATGTGTACATTATCGCATTTTGTAAGCCGGAACTGCTCAAACCCGTCGTTGAAAATATTAGACCTATACTCAATAAATTTGGGGGAACCTGCTACATCACCGATGCGATGGAAATTCGCTCGGTAAAATGCGTTGCCTCGATGTAA